The sequence CTGCACCAGCAGTTCAGCCATGCGCAGCAGGGCCTTGAGCGCGTCCTGCGTCTGCTGCTCTAACTGCCGCCGCTCGGTGTCATCATGGAGGACGACAACAGCCCCTATCACGCGGCCTGCCGCATCGGTCATCGGCGCGCCTCTCAAGTTCACATACACATCGCGGCCATCTCGCCTGCGAAAGATCTGCTCCTCCCCCAGCGTCTCCCCCCGCAGCAATCGGAGCGTAGAAAACTGGTCCAGGGGAATGGGCTGGCCGTGCTCATCTCGGAGATACAGAGCCTGGAGTCGCTCCTGCGGGGACATCGTATACAAAGCCGATCCGGCAGGCCAACCCGACAGGGCAACATAGGCCGGATTGGCACGCAAAATCGTCCCATCACTCCTGAAGACAGCCAACCCCTCGTTCATCGAAGTGAAAATGGCTTCTAACTCTCTGGCGTGCGCGGCTGCTTCGCGCTCCAGTCGTCGCTGATCGGTGACATCATGGATGACTTCGACGGTTCCCATCACGCGACCAGCCGCATCAGTCAGCGGCGCGCCGCGCACGATCACGTCTCTATCTTGCCCATCCCGACGCCGGAAGATTTGCTCCTGAGTCACTGACTCCCCCCGCAGGTTTTGTGACAGCGGCAACTGCTCCTGCGGGATGGGCTGGCCCTGCCCATCCCGAATCTGTAAGATCTGATACCGCTCCGCTCGAGGCAAGGCGTGAAGGGGCGAATCAGTGGGCCAGCCTACCAGGGCCGCATAGGCCGGATTGCTGCGCAGAATGGAGCCATCGGCCCGATGGACGATCAGTCCATCGTTCATCGAGGCGAAGATAGCCTCCAGTTCCAGCACCCGCGTCCGCAGTTCCTCTTCCAGCCGCCGCCGTTCGCTGATGTCGTCGAAGGTAGCAAAGACGCGATACGGCTTCTGCTCGTTTGGCCGAAATTCGGGGATGGCTGTCACCTTGAACCAGCGATACGCTTGCTCCTTGGAACTGAAGACCCCGACCACATCACTCACGGTCTGGCCGGAATGCAGGGCGCGCATCGTCGGGATCGCCGCGCCTGGAAACAGCGAGCCATCTTCGCGGATCACCTTTCGACGTGCGTTTTGCGTCGTGTGCCCCTGAGCCTCTTCCTCCGTCATCTCCAGCATACGCAGCGCCGCCGGGTTCGCCGAAAGAACCTCGCCGTCGGGTGAGTAATAGATCACCCCTTGCGCCATCGTCTCAAAAAGCTGGCGATATTGCTGCTCAGATTGCTGAAGCGCCGCTTCGGCAGCTTTGCGCTGGCTGATGTCCTTGATAACCGCGATGAGGTATTCGGGCGCGCCCGCCAGATCCCGCTTGAGCGAGCATGTCAGCGAAGCCCAGACCAGGCTTCCATCCTTGCGTATATAGCGTTTTTCAAGGGTATAGGTCGAGATTTCTCCGGCCAGCACCTGCTGAAGCGAGACCAGATTGGCGTCCAGGTCTGCGGGATAGGTCAGTTCCTGAAAGGAGAGATTCAGAAGTTCCTCACGAGAATGACCGAGAATCTCACAGCATTTCTGATTGACGCGCAGCAGACGCCCATCAGGCCGGACGTGGGCCATGCCCACCGCCGCCTGATCGAAGGTGGCGCGAAAGTCTTCCTGGCTGGCCTGCACATCGGCCCGCAGCTCCTCAAGCCGGGTAATGTCTATATCCACCCCAACCCACTCGCGTACCGTCCCGTCAGCGTCCAGGGCCGGATATGCCTGCGCCAGCATCTTCCGGTACTGCCCATCAGCGCGGCGCACGCGATGCTCACGGCGGTATGGGCGCCCGCTGGCAACCGCTGCTGCCCAGTCTGCCAGGGCGCTCTCGCGGTCCTCTGGATGGAGGGCGGCTAGCCAGCCATTGCCGGTGGCCTCCTCAACAGTCTGCCCGGTGAAGGCGCGCCAGGAGGCGAGGTCGATCCCTTCCCCTTGCGCGTCAGCTATCCAATAGACTTGCCCCGTTGCCTGGGCCAGCGCGCGGAAGCGCGCTTCGCTCTGCGTGAGCGGGGCGCCATCGGCGACAGAGGAACCTGGCGCAAAAGCGTGCCTGCCGTAAGGTGGAAGCATCGGGAGGGCTGCGTCTGGATCGCTCAGCATAGTCTTCTCTCATCTATCTCTGCCAGCCTGGCAAACACCTACCTACCGACGGTGTGAGGGAGGGTCAGATGGAGCTATAGCAGCAGCGCATCTGCTTTTTCAGCCTCTCCATCGGTAAAATAGGGGCCGTTTCCAGGGCAGAGTGTATCTGAAACGCGCAAAAGGACGTTTCAGATACGCCTGCCCCACTTATGTACCAGGCTGCGCAGGTTCAGCACAAAAATATGCCTTGCATTGTACGTCATCTCCTCCATTCTCGCAAGAGGCTCTACAATCTGGCGAAGATTACCAACCTGGCGGAGATGCTTCCAGCCCTGCTCAGCGCAGTTGGCGACAGTCGGTTGGCCCGCTCCCGTTGTGTAGTCCGAGCGCAGTGCTGGTGTGCAGCGGCGCGTGTCCTGCCAGCGATGTCGGGCCTCTGGTTGTCAGCCCGGTCTGCGAGACATAGACATTGTAGGTGTTCCCATCGGCGGGGAGGATAATGGCGTTGCCATAGGACGCCTCGACAAAAGGATGGAGCCAGCCCCCCTGGTTCTGGATGGTCTGGAAGAAGTTGTCGTCGCCGCCGTTCAACGGAACGACCGTCTTATACCAGGTGCTTTCCTGGGTCGTGTCGCTGTACTGGCCCTCCAGACGGGTGAGCTTATAGCCGGTATGCAGGCCCAGGATATTCAGCCAGCCGGGGAAGCGCACGATGTCGCCCTGCAAGAGCCAGCGGTCGCCGCAGACACCGTCGGTTTCGTGAGTGGTGACGTTGCCATGCTGGTCGTAGAGGGTCAGTTCCACGCTCATGTAATTGGGGACGTTCGCCAGCGCGGTAGCGCGAACACGGGCTACCAGAATCTCGCTGGTCAGCCCTAGATAGCTCTGGAGGATAATAGCCAGATACAGGAGCGAGATCGCCACCAGCAGCAGCAGGGAGCCGCTGATTGCTCGCCCATAACCGAAGCGCCTCCTGCGCCGTATGCCGTCTTTGTCGCGTTTGCCGCGTGCTATCTCCGTTGCCACCCAGGCCAGCAGCCCCACGCCGCACAGGCCAATCAACAGGACGAACACTTGCGGAAGACCAAAATCAAATGGGATCGTCACATCGGCAAGCGGCGAATGAATACCCATGAACCCCTCCTTCTATCAAATGCACTATTACATGCAGATGTTCTCTGCGAGATCGCTCTAGCAAGCCAGGAAGCATTTCCGGGGCCAATTGTGCCAGGAAGCTGCTCTTGTTGAGCAGCCGGAAAGAAGCTGTGGCCCGTCCATTATACCAGGGAAGTGATGAAATGGAAGCAGGTGTGGCTGGCGCTTCTACCAAATCTGAGGTGTTGGCAAGCGAGGCATGGTACTTGTAGCGCCGCCCCCCTTCGGGAAGGGCCGCTTGCCTCGGCTGGGCCTGCGGCCTGGACCGCTTGCGGGAACTGGGTTCCCGCACTCTCCCTCGCTGCGCTCGGTCGCGCGGTCCAGCCTCGGCATGCTCGCTCCCGTTGGTCGCTCGCGCGTCCCTCCTGGCGGCTCAACGCTGGCCTGCGGGTACGTTGGCCTGGAGGGCAACCGCTCGCCCTGGCGCAGCGGTGGCCGCCTGGAAGGCGGCGCTACAAGTGACCCCCGATAATTGGTGGAACCTGGCTGGCGCTTCGGTTGGATGATGGGCCAAAAAAACGCGCGCCCGTGCTAAAATAAGCTGTTGGATCGTTACTTGTGTATGTAGGCGCAAGGGCTGCCCCTTGTTTTTTTTGTGGGCATGCTGCGTGCATGCCCAGGGACATGTCCAGGACAATACTCAGAAATAGAATAGAGGCTCTCTCATAATGATCCGCGTTCTCTCTTATAATATTCTGGCCGGTGGAACCTGCCGCAGCGACTCACTGAAAAAGATGCTGAAAGCGAGCAATGCCGATATTATAGGTCTGGTGGAGGCTACCGACGACCGCCTGGTGGAAGAACTGGCGGATTCGCTGGGCATGGAATATCGCCTGAGTGGCCGGGCGAAAGACCCGGAGGGCCAGCAAGGCGCGCTGCTCAGCCACTTTCCCATTCTTTCGACGAAGACCTCTATCACCCCGCTGCTAACCAAACAGCCCCTTTTAGAAGTCGGCATTGAAACGGCTGATGGGCGGCCCCTCACCGTTTTCGTAGCCCATATGACGGCAGCCTTTAGCAAGGCGTGGGCTGCCAGCCTGAAGCGCCGCCGCGAGATGGCGGAAATCCTGCGTATCATGGCGGCTCATCGAGGAACCAACCATCTCTTGATGGGTGACTTCAATGCCATTACCCCAGGCGAGCGCGTCAAGGGGAGCTTGTTTTTACGCTATATGACTGACCCCGACCTGTATTATCGTCTGGCGTCGGGCGCGGCGCATGGCCTGCCCAACCTCAACTATGTGCTGCCGCGCCCGCTGCGCTTTGCGAAGCCGCTCTTGATCGCTGCTCCCAAAAGCCGGGCGCTGTGTGCGCTCTTTGATACTATCGATCCGCTTTATGCGCCGCGCGGCGGCTTTGACCTGCTCAGCCAGGCCGGATATGTGGATTGTTTTCGCGCGCTGCATCCCCGCGAACCCGGGTTCACCTGGCCTTCGGCGCTGCCCGCGGGCCGCATTGATTATATCTTTGCCAGCCCAACCCTGGCCGGGCGGCTTTCGGCCTGCGCGGTGGAGACGCGCGGCGATGACATAGACGGCGCAGCGGCAAGCGATCACCTGCCAGTCTCCGCCGCGTTTTGTTAGACCCTTGCGCTGATGTGGTATACTTTCTTCTGAGGCCAGGGAGTGGCGTTTCCCCTTGGAACACTGACTCC comes from Ktedonobacterales bacterium and encodes:
- a CDS encoding PAS domain S-box protein, encoding MLSDPDAALPMLPPYGRHAFAPGSSVADGAPLTQSEARFRALAQATGQVYWIADAQGEGIDLASWRAFTGQTVEEATGNGWLAALHPEDRESALADWAAAVASGRPYRREHRVRRADGQYRKMLAQAYPALDADGTVREWVGVDIDITRLEELRADVQASQEDFRATFDQAAVGMAHVRPDGRLLRVNQKCCEILGHSREELLNLSFQELTYPADLDANLVSLQQVLAGEISTYTLEKRYIRKDGSLVWASLTCSLKRDLAGAPEYLIAVIKDISQRKAAEAALQQSEQQYRQLFETMAQGVIYYSPDGEVLSANPAALRMLEMTEEEAQGHTTQNARRKVIREDGSLFPGAAIPTMRALHSGQTVSDVVGVFSSKEQAYRWFKVTAIPEFRPNEQKPYRVFATFDDISERRRLEEELRTRVLELEAIFASMNDGLIVHRADGSILRSNPAYAALVGWPTDSPLHALPRAERYQILQIRDGQGQPIPQEQLPLSQNLRGESVTQEQIFRRRDGQDRDVIVRGAPLTDAAGRVMGTVEVIHDVTDQRRLEREAAAHARELEAIFTSMNEGLAVFRSDGTILRANPAYVALSGWPAGSALYTMSPQERLQALYLRDEHGQPIPLDQFSTLRLLRGETLGEEQIFRRRDGRDVYVNLRGAPMTDAAGRVIGAVVVLHDDTERRQLEQQTQDALKALLRMAELLVQHPQQNEEQSLLVGRHLAELACSLLGCPVASIITLDPQTLGMQVLGTVGYMSDQEEQLRTIIAGWVHRPPDLTHLARLAAGETLVLDVTQPPYEDFAAFFEARQAVVAPMQLGGAMIGMVIFNPSRFAQTFTEQQIALAGATAQLVGLVVERERLLHEREDARAHALALDESNRQMDTFLSMVSHELRNPMASMKLGVQLIQRRLRERAFFGISGSEGKHQTVLPSLQELLMPVERQILRLEHLVKDLLDASRIKEGKLDLRLQHVDLNAIVQEVLVEQRKLTPERVIRMLTPADQALFVEIDDDLIKQAIINYLTNALKYSPETAPVLVGVDSSPGQARVWVRDQGPGIPSADQERIWERFQRVPGMREQGDTAGGLGLGLYITRMLIEQHQGQVGVTNEPGQGATFWFTLPLSLAGAP
- a CDS encoding endonuclease/exonuclease/phosphatase family protein, producing MIRVLSYNILAGGTCRSDSLKKMLKASNADIIGLVEATDDRLVEELADSLGMEYRLSGRAKDPEGQQGALLSHFPILSTKTSITPLLTKQPLLEVGIETADGRPLTVFVAHMTAAFSKAWAASLKRRREMAEILRIMAAHRGTNHLLMGDFNAITPGERVKGSLFLRYMTDPDLYYRLASGAAHGLPNLNYVLPRPLRFAKPLLIAAPKSRALCALFDTIDPLYAPRGGFDLLSQAGYVDCFRALHPREPGFTWPSALPAGRIDYIFASPTLAGRLSACAVETRGDDIDGAAASDHLPVSAAFC